Proteins encoded by one window of Geothermobacter hydrogeniphilus:
- a CDS encoding universal stress protein, translating to MIPGYHTLLYATDLSDNSAHAFRHAVSLARRYDAVIHILHVMPAMDPAMESYVAAVMGEEVFVKLEQTNRETLIETIRQRLEKFAADELQDHPEDLQRIAGIEVHYGRPAATILSVADRLDPDLIICGTHGKGLVSHTFLGSVAEKVLRKSTRPILVVPIK from the coding sequence ATGATTCCCGGTTATCACACCCTGCTGTATGCGACTGACCTGTCGGACAACTCGGCCCACGCTTTTCGCCATGCCGTGAGCCTGGCGCGCCGCTACGATGCCGTCATCCATATCCTGCACGTCATGCCGGCCATGGATCCGGCGATGGAGAGCTATGTCGCGGCGGTGATGGGGGAGGAGGTCTTCGTGAAGCTGGAGCAGACCAATCGCGAAACGCTGATCGAGACCATCCGCCAGCGGCTGGAGAAATTCGCCGCTGACGAGTTGCAGGATCATCCCGAGGATCTGCAGCGGATCGCCGGTATCGAGGTCCATTACGGACGACCGGCGGCGACCATCCTCTCGGTCGCCGACCGGCTCGACCCCGATCTGATCATCTGCGGCACGCACGGCAAGGGTCTGGTGTCACATACCTTTCTCGGCAGTGTCGCGGAGAAGGTGTTGAGGAAGTCGACACGCCCCATCCTGGTGGTTCCAATTAAGTAG